One stretch of Pseudoalteromonas shioyasakiensis DNA includes these proteins:
- a CDS encoding flagellar protein FlaG, producing MIDLNSMQRLNDNHATSGNSANLNAEIVDTKADKGTELAGREAVDIELDSKQNEQKDKKDLIAEVKQNLEKLNNYIPVTSTNLIFEFDEKGDPPIIKVLDRENDEVIREIPTEEFREVAKALEEFADKLTNKGLLFDRTA from the coding sequence ATGATAGATCTTAATTCAATGCAAAGGTTGAATGATAACCACGCTACTAGTGGGAACTCTGCAAATTTAAATGCTGAAATAGTTGATACCAAAGCAGATAAAGGCACAGAACTTGCTGGCAGAGAGGCTGTAGACATTGAGCTGGATTCTAAACAGAATGAGCAAAAAGACAAAAAAGATCTGATTGCTGAAGTAAAGCAGAACTTAGAAAAGCTTAATAATTACATACCCGTCACTTCAACAAATTTAATTTTTGAATTTGATGAAAAAGGTGATCCGCCAATAATAAAAGTTTTAGATAGAGAAAACGATGAAGTTATTAGGGAGATCCCAACTGAAGAGTTTCGTGAAGTAGCTAAAGCTTTGGAAGAATTTGCCGATAAATTAACCAATAAAGGTTTGTTGTTCGATAGAACTGCATAA
- a CDS encoding flagellin, whose amino-acid sequence MALYVNTNVSSLNAQRQLMNSGNSLDTSFQRLSSGLRINSAKDDAAGLQITDRLSSQINGLNQGNRNANDAISLAQTAEGALDEVTSMFQRVRTLSQQAANGSNTDEDRLAIQEEIRSLMSEANRVAQDTTFGGQNLLDGTYSASFQVGADAVQTIGFSMKTVGDTANGANSLAANGGFTLSGLANVASAVTGKAFVAAASGSSAAAVKGLLDTEALSALSALDSSFATSDAAFSVVFTETGISVSSQVGAQLVLAGMDSLIAVVDKKRAELGAVQNRFQSTIRNQSNIAENLSAAKSRIKDTDFAQETANLTKMQILQQASQTILSQANQRPQAALSLLG is encoded by the coding sequence ATGGCACTTTATGTAAATACAAATGTTAGTTCATTAAACGCACAAAGACAATTAATGAATTCTGGTAACTCACTAGATACTTCATTCCAACGTTTATCATCAGGTCTGCGTATCAATAGCGCAAAAGATGATGCGGCAGGTCTACAAATTACAGACCGTTTATCATCGCAAATTAATGGTCTAAATCAAGGTAACCGTAACGCAAACGATGCGATCTCACTTGCACAAACAGCGGAAGGTGCACTAGACGAAGTTACGTCAATGTTTCAGCGTGTACGTACACTTTCTCAACAAGCGGCAAATGGTTCAAATACAGATGAAGACCGTTTAGCGATTCAAGAAGAGATTCGCTCGTTGATGAGTGAAGCGAACCGTGTGGCTCAAGATACTACCTTTGGTGGACAGAACCTTCTTGATGGAACTTATTCGGCTAGCTTCCAGGTAGGTGCTGATGCGGTGCAAACTATTGGCTTTAGTATGAAAACAGTGGGTGATACTGCTAATGGTGCAAATAGCCTTGCTGCAAATGGCGGGTTTACGTTGTCAGGCTTAGCAAACGTAGCTTCTGCAGTTACAGGAAAAGCTTTTGTAGCAGCAGCTTCTGGGAGTTCAGCAGCGGCTGTTAAGGGATTGCTTGATACTGAAGCTTTATCTGCTTTATCTGCACTTGATAGCTCATTTGCAACTTCTGATGCCGCATTTTCAGTTGTGTTTACTGAAACAGGTATCTCAGTATCAAGTCAGGTGGGTGCACAGCTAGTACTTGCTGGTATGGACTCACTAATAGCAGTAGTTGATAAAAAACGCGCAGAGTTAGGTGCGGTACAAAATCGTTTCCAATCAACAATTCGTAACCAATCGAATATTGCTGAGAACCTTAGCGCTGCTAAATCACGTATTAAAGATACTGACTTTGCTCAAGAAACAGCGAACTTAACTAAGATGCAAATCTTACAACAAGCTAGCCAAACAATCTTGAGTCAAGCTAACCAACGTCCTCAAGCGGCTTTAAGCTTACTAGGTTAA
- the fliS gene encoding flagellar export chaperone FliS, translated as MYNAKVKNYQKEALKTRLAGADRYEVIQMLFAGVLEKLVHAKVSIESKNYEAKAEHISKATAIIEALRGCLDFKQGGEVTENLYALYSYMIDRLVDATMNNDASILEEVGNLIKEIKSAWDAIPVDVRMQALDEQRESQVG; from the coding sequence ATGTATAACGCTAAAGTGAAAAATTATCAAAAGGAAGCACTTAAAACTCGATTGGCTGGTGCTGATCGATATGAAGTGATTCAAATGTTATTTGCTGGGGTACTCGAAAAGTTGGTGCATGCTAAAGTATCAATAGAATCTAAAAATTATGAAGCAAAAGCTGAGCACATATCAAAAGCTACCGCAATAATTGAAGCCCTACGAGGTTGTTTGGATTTTAAACAAGGTGGAGAAGTAACTGAAAATTTATATGCATTATATAGCTATATGATTGATCGCTTAGTTGACGCAACTATGAATAATGATGCATCAATTTTAGAAGAAGTTGGTAACCTGATAAAAGAGATTAAATCGGCTTGGGATGCAATTCCTGTTGATGTAAGAATGCAAGCCCTTGATGAGCAGAGAGAAAGTCAAGTTGGATAA
- a CDS encoding flagellin, with amino-acid sequence MALYVNTNVSALNAQRQLDRTGTDLDTSFKRLSSGLRINSAADDAAGLQISDRLQSQILGLSQGNRNANDAISLAQTAEGAMDELTSNFQRVRTLAQQAANGSNTDEDRLAIQEEIRQLMAEANRIASDTTFGGQNLLDGTYAASFQVGADAVQTIGFSMQEVGESTNGNNSLAANNGFTLSGIASVASAVTGKAFVAAASGSSAAAVAGLLDADALATLSALDTAFASSDAAFSVVFTETGISVSSQVGAQLVMAGMDSLIAVVDKKRAELGAVQNRFQSTIRNQANVSENLSAAKSRIKDADFAAETAILTKNQILQQASQTILGQANQRPQAALSLLQG; translated from the coding sequence ATGGCTTTATATGTAAATACTAATGTTAGTGCACTAAATGCACAAAGACAGTTGGATAGAACAGGTACGGATTTAGATACTTCTTTTAAACGTCTTTCATCAGGCTTGCGTATTAATAGTGCAGCTGATGATGCTGCAGGTTTGCAAATTTCTGACCGCTTACAATCGCAAATCCTTGGACTAAGCCAAGGTAATCGAAATGCTAATGATGCTATATCACTTGCACAAACTGCCGAGGGTGCGATGGATGAGTTAACGAGCAACTTTCAACGTGTAAGAACATTAGCTCAACAAGCTGCGAATGGATCAAATACAGATGAAGATCGACTTGCGATTCAAGAAGAAATCAGACAGCTAATGGCTGAAGCAAACAGAATTGCTTCTGACACTACTTTTGGTGGGCAAAACTTACTAGATGGTACTTATGCCGCAAGTTTTCAAGTTGGTGCCGATGCTGTGCAGACAATTGGGTTTAGTATGCAAGAGGTGGGTGAGTCAACTAACGGTAATAATAGCTTAGCAGCTAACAATGGCTTTACTCTTTCAGGGATTGCCTCTGTTGCTTCAGCTGTTACAGGAAAAGCTTTTGTAGCAGCAGCTTCTGGAAGTTCAGCTGCGGCTGTTGCTGGCTTACTCGATGCGGATGCACTAGCAACATTATCAGCGCTGGATACAGCTTTTGCTAGTTCAGATGCTGCTTTCTCTGTTGTTTTTACGGAAACAGGTATTTCGGTATCAAGCCAAGTAGGTGCGCAACTTGTAATGGCTGGTATGGATTCACTAATAGCGGTAGTAGATAAAAAACGTGCGGAGCTTGGTGCTGTGCAGAACCGTTTTCAATCTACAATTCGTAACCAAGCAAATGTATCTGAAAACTTAAGTGCGGCAAAATCACGAATTAAAGATGCTGATTTTGCAGCTGAAACAGCAATACTAACTAAAAATCAAATCTTACAACAAGCAAGCCAAACAATCCTAGGTCAGGCAAATCAACGACCTCAAGCTGCTTTAAGCTTGTTACAAGGCTAA
- a CDS encoding motility associated factor glycosyltransferase family protein: MKNYSSEIKELEELLVEKELLLKRERILADKANILFSNNKSMFEEYYPDIGKFISGYQPREDFCLHATADGAANFVPSGSSIPLYGNTPIEQAQKQVEYYTKNANYSRRNYFLGNEVKINDERIHIQYVAKLYNSFLECSGLEVLKELPEHYPTCLVFGIGLGYHLPALLEKHTFDYLFICEPDEELFYASLFCIDWSKIVKDIDDQGGCLFLNIGIGYNEFFNSVSAISEDIGAFSLINSFCYQHYPSDEINKAIKEYFDNYYHLHHGYGFYNDAITGLSHAIHNIENNIPCFIPNRQGLQSMKNVPIFVIGNGPSLDESLTILKKYQGKAIILAGGTALQTLEKAGIDCDFHILVERTKLTLDIQKAIKPESGYQQKNLLAVDVMYPDVYDLYNWGGMGMKGPEAASSFVRLQILKNFNVNVRPLPGAGPLVCNTALSYALNFGSKDIYLFGVDNGAVDVKQSHSKLSIYKDKNFSDKFKPLEGASIKLKGNLDSDVYATTFMSTAKRNMDILLSNLKDVNVYNVGEGAEIENAYPTRENELLLSNLPDLDKTKVIADIKKNFFKAIPKNDLEADLAFDMFDELCDHLISIGKREFNSRNEAHELMKAQQRVIYSYRKTKYEHLFHMLKGSLLYIHCPLVTLLYYYKDEKETLKVFRKAFDVWLDFLETVKVDFRLNFKTKCNWSRPEFLEEQCENNEVTTSA, from the coding sequence ATGAAAAACTATAGTAGTGAAATTAAAGAGCTCGAAGAGCTCTTGGTAGAAAAAGAACTGTTATTAAAAAGAGAGAGGATATTAGCTGACAAAGCCAATATTTTATTTTCAAATAACAAATCTATGTTCGAAGAGTATTACCCCGATATTGGAAAATTTATTTCGGGATACCAGCCTAGAGAAGATTTTTGTCTGCATGCAACAGCCGATGGTGCAGCTAACTTTGTACCATCAGGAAGTTCAATACCATTATATGGAAACACGCCTATAGAACAAGCCCAAAAACAGGTTGAATATTACACTAAAAATGCAAACTATAGCCGAAGAAATTATTTCTTGGGAAATGAAGTTAAAATTAATGACGAGCGTATTCATATTCAATACGTTGCCAAGTTATATAATAGTTTTTTAGAGTGTTCAGGGTTGGAAGTGCTTAAAGAGCTTCCTGAACATTATCCTACTTGTTTAGTTTTTGGGATTGGCCTTGGGTATCACTTACCAGCGCTTTTAGAAAAACATACGTTTGATTATTTATTTATTTGTGAACCAGATGAAGAGCTGTTTTATGCCAGTTTGTTTTGTATTGACTGGTCTAAAATAGTAAAAGATATTGATGATCAAGGTGGGTGTTTATTTTTAAATATAGGTATTGGTTATAATGAATTTTTCAATAGTGTTTCCGCAATTAGTGAAGATATAGGCGCCTTTTCACTCATAAACAGTTTTTGCTATCAGCATTATCCGTCTGATGAAATTAATAAAGCAATTAAAGAGTATTTTGATAATTACTACCATCTTCACCATGGCTATGGATTTTATAATGATGCAATTACAGGGTTGTCACACGCGATTCATAATATAGAAAATAATATTCCCTGCTTTATTCCTAATAGGCAAGGTCTACAATCAATGAAAAACGTTCCTATCTTTGTAATAGGGAATGGTCCTTCACTTGATGAAAGTCTTACTATTTTAAAGAAGTACCAAGGTAAAGCGATAATTTTGGCTGGTGGTACGGCACTACAAACTTTGGAAAAAGCGGGTATTGATTGCGACTTTCATATTTTAGTTGAAAGAACAAAGTTAACGCTTGATATTCAAAAGGCGATAAAGCCAGAGTCAGGATATCAACAGAAAAATTTATTGGCTGTAGATGTGATGTACCCAGATGTTTATGATTTATATAACTGGGGAGGAATGGGTATGAAGGGCCCTGAAGCTGCATCTTCTTTTGTTCGCTTACAAATTTTAAAGAATTTTAATGTGAATGTTCGCCCATTACCTGGAGCTGGACCCCTTGTTTGTAATACAGCACTATCTTATGCGTTAAATTTTGGCTCAAAGGATATTTATTTATTTGGTGTCGATAACGGAGCTGTCGACGTTAAGCAAAGTCATTCAAAGCTGAGCATATATAAAGATAAGAATTTTTCAGATAAGTTTAAACCATTAGAAGGTGCATCTATTAAGCTTAAAGGTAATTTAGACTCTGATGTTTACGCTACTACTTTTATGAGCACAGCAAAAAGAAATATGGATATTTTATTGTCTAACTTAAAAGACGTAAATGTATACAATGTTGGAGAAGGTGCCGAAATTGAAAATGCTTATCCAACGAGAGAAAATGAGTTGTTGTTGTCCAATTTACCAGATTTAGATAAGACAAAGGTAATTGCAGATATCAAAAAGAACTTTTTTAAAGCGATACCGAAGAATGACTTAGAAGCAGATTTAGCTTTTGATATGTTTGATGAGCTATGCGATCACCTTATTTCTATTGGTAAACGAGAGTTTAATTCTCGAAATGAAGCTCATGAACTTATGAAGGCACAGCAACGCGTTATTTATTCGTATCGCAAAACTAAATATGAACACCTTTTCCATATGCTTAAAGGATCTCTACTGTATATTCATTGTCCTTTAGTTACTTTGCTCTATTATTACAAGGATGAGAAAGAAACTTTAAAAGTATTTAGAAAAGCTTTTGATGTTTGGTTAGATTTTTTAGAAACAGTAAAAGTAGATTTTAGACTTAATTTTAAAACGAAATGTAATTGGTCAAGACCTGAATTCCTCGAAGAACAATGTGAAAATAATGAAGTTACTACATCTGCTTAA
- the fliD gene encoding flagellar filament capping protein FliD has protein sequence MALITSAGVGSGLDLESIISATLSAENTPKIQAFAEKQESLQVELSSLGEVKSAMSKLQDTIEKLADIDNFNKRIANIKQPASDDGDLISVTPTSDISPGDFNIEVVELAQGSRATSNAGLFTSTDDVVTASGGTLSFAAGDKSFDLTLDAGATLADLRDAINDSDDNFGVTANIINTGTESKLVLTSNVSGEGNDLVITNDTAELDNVSTLANDGVSAGGIAIAAGDEAKSAEIKVDGISIVNDTNTFKDAVQDMTIVAKRQSVDNETAKLSVEVDTASVTKLVDEFISNYNNLIGQIGLQTRIGKPLNSDATLRSFDSQLVNALSTEITDAGPFTSIFDIGLGVNKEGYIEKSSLVRSLNEAMDENYDDIGKAFAGEGGIAKQLESLLENYVENDGIMKQRENSLNSQLEDLEDDVANHEYRMESLEARLRQQYAGLDVLLAQMQSTQTYLSSQLSSLPGFTKSSS, from the coding sequence ATGGCATTAATTACATCAGCAGGAGTTGGCTCAGGGCTCGATCTCGAAAGCATTATCAGTGCAACACTATCAGCTGAGAATACCCCTAAAATACAAGCATTTGCTGAAAAGCAAGAGTCGCTACAAGTGGAACTATCTTCGTTAGGCGAAGTTAAGTCTGCAATGTCTAAGCTGCAGGATACAATAGAAAAACTAGCCGATATTGATAATTTCAATAAACGTATTGCAAACATCAAGCAGCCGGCAAGTGATGATGGCGATCTGATATCAGTGACACCAACATCTGATATTTCACCTGGGGACTTCAACATTGAAGTGGTTGAGCTTGCGCAGGGTAGCCGGGCGACATCTAATGCCGGGCTATTTACCTCAACAGATGATGTTGTTACAGCTTCAGGTGGTACATTATCATTCGCTGCGGGTGATAAAAGCTTTGACTTAACTCTGGATGCAGGAGCTACGCTTGCTGACTTACGCGATGCAATCAATGATTCTGACGATAACTTTGGTGTAACAGCAAATATAATAAATACAGGTACCGAATCAAAATTAGTACTTACATCAAATGTGTCAGGTGAAGGTAATGACTTAGTTATTACTAATGACACTGCTGAACTAGATAATGTTTCGACACTTGCCAACGATGGTGTTAGTGCAGGTGGTATTGCTATTGCTGCAGGTGATGAAGCCAAAAGTGCAGAAATCAAAGTTGATGGTATTTCTATTGTTAATGATACCAATACATTTAAAGATGCTGTTCAAGATATGACTATTGTCGCTAAGCGTCAGAGTGTTGACAATGAAACAGCTAAACTTTCAGTTGAAGTAGATACTGCAAGTGTGACGAAATTGGTCGATGAGTTTATCTCTAATTATAACAATTTAATTGGTCAGATAGGCTTACAAACTAGGATCGGGAAGCCTTTAAATAGTGATGCGACCTTACGTTCATTTGATTCTCAATTAGTTAATGCTTTATCTACAGAGATAACTGATGCGGGCCCCTTCACGAGTATATTTGATATTGGTTTGGGTGTTAATAAGGAAGGCTATATTGAGAAATCTAGCCTAGTTCGTAGTTTGAATGAGGCAATGGATGAGAATTACGATGATATTGGTAAAGCATTCGCGGGTGAGGGCGGAATAGCTAAGCAGTTAGAGTCACTTCTTGAAAATTATGTTGAGAATGATGGTATTATGAAGCAGCGAGAAAATAGCTTAAACTCTCAACTAGAAGATCTAGAGGATGATGTTGCAAACCACGAATATAGAATGGAGTCTCTAGAGGCTCGATTAAGGCAGCAGTATGCAGGGCTAGATGTATTGCTAGCGCAAATGCAATCTACTCAAACTTATTTAAGTTCACAACTTTCAAGTTTACCTGGTTTCACGAAATCAAGTTCTTAA
- a CDS encoding flagellin, which translates to MALYVNTNVSSLNAQRQLMKSGNSLDTSFQRLSSGLRINSAKDDAAGMQISNRLTGQLNGLNQGNRNANDAISLAQTAEGALDEVTSMFQRVRTLAQQASNGSNTDEDRLAIQEEIRSLMSEANRVAEDTSFGGQNLLDGTYSASFQVGADAVQTIGFSMKTVGDTANGANSIAANGGFTLSGLANVASAVTGKAFVAAASGSSAAAVKGLLDTEALSALSALDSSFATSDAAFSVVFTETGISVSSQVGAQLVLAGMDSLIAVVDKKRAELGAVQNRFQSTIRNQSNVAENLSAARSRIQDTDFATETANLTKMQILQQASQSILSQANQRPQVALSLLG; encoded by the coding sequence ATGGCTTTATATGTAAACACAAATGTGAGTTCTTTGAACGCACAGCGCCAGTTAATGAAATCTGGCAACTCACTGGATACTTCATTCCAACGATTATCATCAGGTTTGCGCATTAATAGTGCTAAAGATGATGCTGCTGGTATGCAAATCTCTAACCGTTTGACAGGCCAACTTAATGGTTTGAATCAAGGTAATCGTAATGCTAACGATGCAATTTCACTGGCGCAAACCGCTGAAGGTGCACTAGACGAAGTTACATCAATGTTCCAGCGTGTACGTACGCTAGCTCAACAAGCATCAAATGGTTCAAATACTGATGAAGACCGTTTAGCGATTCAAGAAGAAATACGCTCTTTGATGAGTGAAGCAAATCGTGTTGCAGAAGATACTTCATTTGGTGGACAAAACCTCCTTGATGGTACTTACTCAGCAAGTTTCCAAGTGGGTGCTGATGCCGTTCAGACGATCGGCTTTAGTATGAAAACAGTGGGTGATACTGCTAATGGTGCAAACAGTATAGCTGCTAATGGCGGCTTTACATTATCAGGTCTTGCTAACGTAGCTTCTGCAGTTACAGGAAAAGCTTTTGTAGCAGCAGCTTCTGGGAGTTCAGCAGCGGCTGTTAAGGGATTACTAGATACTGAAGCTTTATCTGCTTTATCTGCACTTGATAGCTCATTTGCAACTTCTGATGCCGCATTTTCAGTTGTGTTTACTGAAACAGGTATCTCAGTATCAAGTCAGGTGGGTGCTCAGCTTGTACTAGCAGGAATGGATTCATTAATTGCTGTTGTTGACAAGAAACGTGCGGAGCTTGGTGCGGTACAAAATCGCTTTCAATCTACGATACGTAATCAGTCAAATGTCGCTGAAAATTTATCAGCTGCTCGTTCTCGTATTCAAGATACTGACTTTGCGACAGAAACAGCGAACTTAACTAAGATGCAAATCTTACAACAAGCTAGCCAGTCCATTTTAAGTCAAGCAAATCAACGCCCTCAAGTAGCGCTTTCATTACTAGGTTAA